The Nocardioides panzhihuensis genome has a segment encoding these proteins:
- a CDS encoding 2Fe-2S iron-sulfur cluster-binding protein, translating to MAAAISVAGRRVECAEDQSILEAFLRAGVWMPNSCNQGTCGTCKVQVLCGEVEHRDSPLETLTEEERAGGLALACQARPLAETEVALPGSEMGRTTHMLRDLTATVVEVEEIARDTRRILLGLEEPLAFSPGQYVELLVPGTSERRPYSLANTAAEDKVLELQVRRVPGGVASDWLFGPVAVGDRVEVRGPLGDFHVPEEDKDEGEPMVLIGGGTGLAPLLGIARTALERHPDRVMVLYHGVRTESDLYDTDRLAELATTYQGFSFVTVLSRESLPGHRSGYAPDAFVEDVASARGWSGWLCGSPALVDAGVKAFKRRRMAPRLIYREKFEPADGRVPLPRYITNPQDGS from the coding sequence ATGGCCGCCGCGATCAGTGTCGCCGGCCGCCGCGTCGAGTGCGCAGAGGACCAGTCGATCCTGGAGGCGTTCCTCCGTGCCGGCGTGTGGATGCCGAACTCCTGCAACCAGGGCACTTGCGGCACCTGCAAGGTGCAGGTCCTGTGCGGCGAGGTGGAACACCGCGACTCGCCTCTCGAGACGTTGACCGAGGAGGAGCGTGCCGGCGGCCTGGCGCTTGCCTGTCAGGCCCGGCCGCTCGCGGAGACCGAGGTCGCGCTGCCTGGCTCGGAGATGGGGCGTACGACCCACATGCTCCGTGACCTCACCGCCACCGTCGTCGAGGTCGAGGAGATCGCCCGGGACACCCGGCGGATCCTCCTCGGGCTCGAGGAGCCGCTCGCGTTCTCCCCGGGACAGTACGTCGAGCTGCTCGTCCCCGGAACGTCCGAGCGCCGGCCCTACTCGCTCGCCAACACCGCCGCGGAGGACAAGGTCCTGGAGCTCCAAGTACGCCGCGTCCCCGGCGGCGTGGCCAGCGACTGGCTCTTCGGTCCGGTGGCGGTCGGCGATCGGGTCGAGGTGCGCGGCCCGCTGGGCGACTTCCATGTCCCGGAGGAGGACAAGGACGAGGGTGAGCCGATGGTGCTGATCGGTGGCGGCACCGGGCTGGCGCCGCTGCTCGGCATCGCGCGTACGGCGCTCGAGCGCCACCCCGACCGGGTGATGGTGCTCTACCACGGCGTCCGCACGGAGTCCGACCTCTATGACACCGACCGTCTGGCCGAGCTGGCCACGACGTACCAGGGCTTCAGCTTCGTCACCGTGCTGTCCCGGGAGTCGCTGCCAGGTCACCGCAGCGGCTACGCGCCCGACGCCTTCGTCGAGGACGTCGCCAGCGCCCGGGGCTGGTCCGGATGGCTGTGTGGCTCGCCGGCATTGGTCGACGCCGGGGTCAAGGCGTTCAAGCGGCGCCGGATGGCGCCTCGGCTGATCTACCGGGAGAAGTTCGAGCCGGCCGACGGGCGCGTGCCCTTGCCGAGATATATCACGAACCCCCAGGATGGATCATGA
- a CDS encoding S-(hydroxymethyl)mycothiol dehydrogenase → MQQVKAVIARAKGAPVELVTINVPQPGPGEAVVKIQSCGVCHTDLHYREGGINDEFPFLLGHEAAGVVEAVGPDVTDVATGDFVVLNWRAVCGSCRACKRGEPQYCFATSNATQKMTLEDGTELSPALGIGAFAEKTLVAAGQCTKVDPEARPAAVGLLGCGVMAGIGAAINTGGATRGTSVAVIGCGGVGVAAIAGAALAGSSPVIAVDIDPKKLERAAAMGATHTVDSSQTDPVEEIRRICSETYEGAEGADIVVEAVGRPETWKQAFYARDLAGTVVLVGVPTPDMTVPEIPLIDVFGRGGALKSSWYGDCLPSRDFPMLVDLYRQGRLDLDAFVSEEIGIGDIEAAFEKMHRGEVLRSVVVL, encoded by the coding sequence ATGCAGCAGGTCAAGGCCGTCATCGCCCGTGCGAAGGGCGCGCCCGTCGAGCTCGTGACGATCAATGTGCCCCAACCGGGGCCGGGTGAGGCGGTGGTGAAGATCCAGTCGTGCGGGGTGTGCCACACCGACCTGCACTACCGCGAGGGTGGGATCAACGACGAGTTCCCGTTCCTGCTGGGCCACGAGGCTGCCGGGGTCGTCGAGGCGGTCGGGCCGGACGTGACCGATGTGGCGACTGGCGACTTCGTGGTGCTCAACTGGCGTGCGGTCTGCGGCAGCTGCCGGGCCTGCAAGCGTGGTGAGCCGCAGTACTGCTTCGCCACGTCCAACGCGACCCAGAAGATGACGCTCGAGGACGGCACGGAGCTGTCGCCGGCGCTGGGCATCGGCGCCTTCGCGGAGAAGACGCTGGTCGCGGCGGGGCAGTGCACGAAGGTCGACCCGGAGGCGCGGCCCGCCGCTGTCGGCCTGCTCGGCTGTGGCGTGATGGCCGGTATCGGTGCCGCCATCAACACCGGCGGCGCGACCCGCGGCACGTCGGTGGCGGTCATCGGCTGCGGTGGTGTCGGGGTGGCGGCGATCGCCGGTGCGGCGCTGGCCGGGTCGAGCCCGGTCATCGCCGTCGACATCGACCCCAAGAAGCTCGAGCGCGCCGCGGCCATGGGCGCGACGCACACCGTGGACTCCTCGCAGACCGATCCGGTCGAGGAGATCCGGCGGATCTGCTCGGAGACGTACGAAGGTGCCGAAGGCGCCGACATCGTCGTCGAGGCGGTCGGACGACCGGAGACCTGGAAGCAGGCCTTCTACGCCCGGGACCTGGCCGGGACCGTCGTGCTCGTCGGTGTGCCCACGCCCGACATGACCGTGCCCGAGATCCCGCTCATCGACGTCTTCGGCCGCGGCGGCGCGCTCAAGTCCAGCTGGTACGGCGACTGTCTTCCCAGCCGCGACTTCCCGATGCTCGTCGACCTCTACCGCCAGGGGCGTCTCGACCTGGACGCGTTCGTGAGCGAGGAGATCGGCATCGGCGACATCGAGGCTGCCTTCGAGAAGATGCATCGCGGCGAGGTCCTGCGCTCGGTGGTGGTGCTCTGA
- a CDS encoding MBL fold metallo-hydrolase has product MATRVDHAITSGTFSLDGETHQVDNNLWVVGDDTECVVIDAPHSVEDILAAVGDRTVKAIVCTHAHDDHVRVAPALREAVRAPILLHPDDRPLWELTHQDELWDADLSDGQVIEVGGTELRVLHTPGHAPGAVCLWAPDLGCVFTGDTLFQGGPGATGRSFSDRSTIESSIRAKLFTLPGETVVHTGHGDDTTIAAEVAGLG; this is encoded by the coding sequence ATGGCCACGCGGGTCGACCACGCGATCACGAGCGGCACGTTCAGCCTCGACGGTGAGACGCATCAGGTGGACAACAACCTCTGGGTGGTCGGCGACGACACGGAGTGCGTGGTCATCGACGCCCCGCACTCGGTGGAGGACATCTTGGCGGCGGTGGGTGACCGCACCGTGAAGGCGATCGTGTGCACGCACGCCCACGACGACCACGTACGTGTCGCGCCGGCATTGCGTGAGGCCGTCCGGGCGCCGATCCTGCTCCATCCCGACGACCGGCCGCTGTGGGAGCTCACCCACCAGGACGAGCTGTGGGACGCCGACCTGTCCGACGGTCAGGTGATCGAGGTCGGCGGCACCGAGCTGCGCGTCCTGCACACGCCGGGTCACGCGCCCGGTGCGGTCTGCCTGTGGGCGCCCGACCTGGGATGTGTCTTCACCGGCGACACCCTGTTCCAGGGTGGCCCCGGGGCCACCGGGCGCTCGTTCAGCGACCGGTCGACCATCGAGTCGTCGATCCGGGCCAAGCTGTTCACGCTTCCCGGCGAGACGGTCGTCCACACCGGGCACGGCGACGACACCACGATCGCCGCCGAGGTCGCCGGTCTGGGCTGA
- a CDS encoding PadR family transcriptional regulator, with protein MPDPVAPVSNLGFAILGLLARRESTGYEVAQRMRQPIGYFWTARHSQIYPELNRLDGAGLVEHEVIDGAGPRPTKRYRITTAGQTALAAWVVGDLEPQPVRDLEVLRLWSIWTVDPDAADDLIGRLEATHQRILDRYLEELAQITDSPGGRDPANPLFASRITLEGGIRSRRTALEWCAWMRTELAAAVR; from the coding sequence ATGCCCGATCCAGTCGCACCCGTTTCCAACCTCGGCTTCGCGATCCTCGGTCTGCTCGCCCGGCGGGAGAGCACCGGCTACGAGGTCGCCCAGCGGATGCGCCAGCCGATCGGTTACTTCTGGACCGCCCGCCACTCGCAGATCTACCCGGAGCTGAACCGTCTCGACGGCGCCGGACTGGTCGAGCACGAGGTCATCGACGGGGCCGGGCCCCGGCCGACGAAGCGATACCGGATCACCACCGCCGGCCAGACCGCTCTGGCGGCCTGGGTCGTCGGAGACCTCGAGCCCCAGCCGGTCCGTGACCTGGAGGTCCTCCGGCTGTGGTCGATCTGGACAGTGGATCCCGACGCCGCCGACGATCTGATCGGGCGGCTCGAGGCCACCCACCAGCGCATCCTCGACCGCTACCTCGAGGAGCTGGCCCAGATCACCGACAGCCCGGGCGGCCGAGATCCCGCGAACCCGCTGTTCGCGAGCCGGATCACGCTCGAGGGAGGCATCCGGTCGCGGCGTACGGCACTGGAGTGGTGCGCCTGGATGCGTACGGAGCTCGCCGCCGCAGTGCGCTGA
- a CDS encoding alpha/beta hydrolase: MRSVKGVAAGAAVVGMLVTGCGAEGRAGDPVEASASVPVLPSDGPYIEGELGGCFLPETDVGVEPMRVSGAALELPAIRFSPPADQETSAVLVMLHQTDGDRCGWGDFAILAAHQGVAGLSFDLCGYGAAECGIKDVDDPVPQVRAALSEVEKEWPGKPVVLVGASMGGSQTVRAVAAGLDVDGWVDLSGPSRWGGVDLAAVADRVRTPGLIVISEDTDGPEEAAAARALAEATSSKFVPAEAGHGWDLVVEEGRLSTIGQQVVAYAVR, from the coding sequence ATGCGGAGCGTGAAAGGCGTAGCGGCCGGAGCGGCGGTGGTCGGCATGCTGGTGACCGGGTGCGGTGCGGAGGGCCGTGCCGGGGATCCAGTGGAAGCGAGCGCGTCGGTTCCGGTGCTGCCGTCGGACGGTCCGTACATCGAAGGTGAGCTCGGCGGCTGCTTCCTCCCGGAGACCGACGTCGGGGTGGAGCCGATGCGGGTGTCCGGCGCGGCGCTCGAGCTGCCGGCCATCCGCTTCTCGCCTCCGGCTGACCAGGAGACGTCGGCGGTGCTGGTGATGCTTCATCAGACCGACGGGGACCGCTGCGGCTGGGGTGATTTCGCGATCCTGGCGGCTCACCAGGGCGTCGCCGGGCTCTCCTTCGACCTGTGCGGCTATGGCGCCGCCGAGTGTGGGATCAAGGATGTCGACGACCCGGTGCCGCAGGTGCGGGCCGCGTTGAGCGAGGTCGAGAAGGAGTGGCCGGGCAAGCCGGTCGTGCTGGTCGGTGCCTCGATGGGCGGTAGCCAGACCGTGCGAGCCGTCGCCGCGGGGCTGGACGTCGACGGCTGGGTCGACCTGTCGGGACCGTCGCGCTGGGGCGGCGTCGATCTGGCCGCAGTCGCCGACAGGGTCCGGACGCCTGGCCTGATCGTCATCTCGGAGGACACCGACGGGCCCGAGGAGGCCGCCGCGGCGCGCGCGCTGGCGGAGGCCACGTCCTCGAAGTTCGTGCCCGCCGAGGCAGGCCACGGTTGGGACCTGGTGGTCGAGGAGGGCAGGCTCTCGACGATCGGACAGCAGGTCGTCGCGTACGCAGTGAGGTGA
- a CDS encoding heavy-metal-associated domain-containing protein, translated as MKTIQLYVEGMRCPRCVREATARLRDLPGVATLTADRATGRINVTGDVSGAALLDALAGSSFTAEILSATTDA; from the coding sequence ATGAAGACCATCCAGCTGTACGTCGAGGGCATGCGCTGCCCTCGATGCGTCCGTGAAGCCACGGCCCGGCTCCGGGACCTTCCCGGGGTCGCCACGCTCACCGCCGACCGGGCCACCGGCCGTATCAACGTCACCGGGGATGTCTCCGGCGCCGCGCTGCTCGACGCCCTGGCAGGCAGCAGCTTCACCGCCGAGATCCTCAGCGCGACCACGGACGCCTGA
- a CDS encoding MFS transporter gives MSSTASPAAGANSRRWLALGLIAAAQFMVIMDTSIIGVALPEIQRDLGFAPQDLSWVFNAYVVAFGGLLLLGGRLSDLLGARRIFAIGWLVLGVGSLVAGLADGVAVEIAGRAVQGAGSALIAPSALTLLFMNFGTNPKELTKALALYGAAAPAGGTAGVFLGGVLTEYLSWPWVFFINIPIAIVVLALTPGVMPAGTAQRGRIDLLGALTVTLGLAAVVFAVVRVPEVGWGSSSTLIAGGIGIALLVAFVALQAGSSTPLMRLGIFKAPNLAAANVAQLLLGAAWIPMFFFINLYLQQVLGLGAFASGAALLPMTVTIMLGMVAIAPRLTAAFGPKAMTVGGLVVLGIGLVWLSRIDADGSFAVDVLPATLVTAAGMALAFIPSLSTALGAAAPEEGGLAAGIVNTSYQVGSALGLAAMTVVAAAYGSDQLGDLAAMTDGFSAGFLGAAGIALAGAVITGIGWRSTHSATTPESVPAGR, from the coding sequence ATGTCTTCCACAGCATCCCCGGCGGCGGGTGCCAACAGCCGCCGCTGGCTCGCCCTCGGCCTCATCGCCGCCGCCCAGTTCATGGTCATCATGGACACCTCCATCATCGGAGTCGCGCTCCCCGAGATCCAGCGCGATCTCGGGTTCGCTCCCCAGGACCTCAGCTGGGTGTTCAACGCCTACGTGGTGGCCTTCGGGGGCCTCCTTCTGCTGGGCGGGCGGCTCTCCGACCTGCTCGGCGCCCGACGGATCTTCGCCATCGGCTGGCTGGTCCTCGGAGTCGGCTCGCTCGTCGCCGGGCTCGCTGACGGCGTCGCCGTCGAGATCGCCGGCCGCGCCGTCCAGGGTGCGGGTTCAGCGCTCATCGCGCCCTCGGCGTTGACGCTCCTGTTCATGAACTTCGGGACGAACCCGAAGGAGCTGACGAAGGCGCTCGCGCTCTACGGTGCGGCCGCCCCGGCCGGCGGAACGGCCGGCGTGTTCCTCGGCGGCGTGCTGACCGAGTACCTGTCCTGGCCGTGGGTCTTCTTCATCAACATCCCGATCGCCATCGTCGTCCTCGCCCTGACGCCCGGCGTGATGCCGGCCGGAACGGCGCAGCGCGGTCGCATCGACCTGCTCGGCGCACTGACCGTCACCCTGGGACTCGCCGCGGTGGTGTTCGCGGTCGTACGCGTCCCCGAGGTGGGCTGGGGATCGTCCAGCACCCTCATCGCCGGTGGCATCGGCATCGCCCTGCTCGTTGCCTTCGTCGCCCTGCAGGCCGGCTCGTCGACGCCGCTCATGCGGCTGGGCATCTTCAAGGCGCCGAACCTGGCGGCCGCCAACGTCGCCCAGCTCCTGCTCGGCGCCGCCTGGATCCCGATGTTCTTCTTCATCAACCTCTACCTCCAGCAGGTCCTCGGACTCGGCGCCTTCGCGTCCGGCGCCGCCCTGCTCCCCATGACGGTGACGATCATGCTCGGCATGGTGGCCATCGCCCCGCGGCTGACGGCCGCGTTCGGACCGAAGGCGATGACCGTCGGCGGCCTCGTCGTCCTCGGCATCGGGCTGGTCTGGCTCTCCCGGATCGACGCCGACGGCAGCTTCGCGGTCGACGTGCTCCCGGCCACGCTGGTCACTGCGGCGGGCATGGCGCTGGCCTTCATCCCGTCGCTGAGCACGGCGCTCGGCGCGGCCGCCCCCGAAGAGGGCGGTCTCGCAGCCGGGATCGTCAACACCAGCTACCAGGTCGGCTCCGCACTCGGACTGGCGGCGATGACCGTCGTCGCCGCTGCGTACGGCTCCGACCAGCTCGGCGATCTGGCTGCCATGACCGACGGTTTCTCGGCCGGCTTCCTCGGCGCGGCCGGCATCGCCCTCGCCGGTGCCGTCATCACTGGGATCGGGTGGAGGTCGACGCACTCCGCGACCACCCCCGAGTCGGTCCCCGCCGGCAGGTAG
- a CDS encoding BTAD domain-containing putative transcriptional regulator, with protein sequence MLPTPTSSDIRFGLLGPFEATVDGDALRIPGSAERALLAVLLLARGRIVPASALIDRLWADSSLPADPLNALQLRVSKLRRTFKNAGLDLVQRDSGGYRAAVDPATIDAEAFERQIRQVRASVGGAGTPSEADLGAYDAALGLWRGDALADFATESWAVPESVRLEDLRRTAYAERAQIALSLGRHAEVVTDLEPLLRADPTHEAMAGLLMVALYRAGRQVDALEVFTRTRTTLDVDLGLEPSASLRSLHERVLRQDPSLGSSGEVTLSTPAIRSNHLRSGPQLSGLPTDLAPLVGREDLLVSLSDRVGASRLTTLVGPGGSGKTALGLHAAQRLADRFPDGTVLVRLAAIRSREHIVPAVATAVGMPQDGAAIDLQQRLVDFLADKHLFLVIDNCEHLVDPVATLVEELLTRCPRLTVIATSREPLALPSEVQTLVGPLLTPVEDDGAEAIAATPSVQLLIHRISTVLPGFEADQQTYAALGRIARALDGMPLALELAAARAATLSPSDLADRLDQRFTLLTSGSRTAEDRQRTLRATVDWSYDLLDDLEKRVFVGLAVFHGGWTLTAAEQVLADDETDPSQVIHAVGRLVEQSLIVAERGSVTRYRMLETLREYAADRLSQSGRADTLAARHAHYFGQVAERSAQAMRGQGDARAKHLLVDEQANVRSAIAWLEGPAGDIDAALRLAGRLGLFWHQGRHLEGRRILRRLLEQDRGSAAARAAALQAVSLVERPRACVVHPHPRCADAARESLAIFRECGDADGTAVSQVLLAVEGVNGQDPESSALLDAAEKSFRERGDRWGLAVADFVRLETALKARDEPTAIRLGRATAAAFRQLDDPWGHSAVLYHLGYGLRHFGRLRESARTLEQAIDVATSAGIHNTVQWALADLGITHLGLGDEESARDAFRRAELASRHVGDRAGSVLAAYGRGRLAERQQDWSTAISLLTESVQGFDLLETPAMTARATLALARCHEQAYEPEAAAERYAEARALGLTAGELAVAAQAEEALARLDGGRTDQGQ encoded by the coding sequence GTGCTGCCGACCCCGACCTCGAGTGACATCCGATTCGGGCTGCTCGGCCCCTTCGAGGCGACGGTCGACGGCGACGCCCTCCGGATCCCCGGATCGGCGGAGCGGGCCCTGCTGGCCGTGCTGCTGCTGGCGCGCGGCCGGATCGTGCCGGCTTCGGCGCTGATCGACAGGCTGTGGGCCGACTCGTCGCTGCCTGCGGACCCCTTGAACGCCCTTCAGCTCCGCGTCTCCAAGCTGCGGCGCACGTTCAAGAACGCCGGGCTCGACCTGGTGCAACGCGACAGCGGCGGCTATCGGGCAGCCGTCGATCCGGCGACGATCGACGCCGAGGCCTTCGAGCGGCAGATCCGCCAGGTCCGGGCGTCGGTCGGAGGCGCCGGGACCCCGAGCGAGGCCGACCTCGGCGCCTACGACGCGGCGCTCGGACTCTGGCGCGGCGACGCGCTCGCCGACTTCGCCACCGAGTCCTGGGCGGTGCCGGAGTCCGTGCGACTGGAGGACCTCCGGCGGACGGCGTACGCCGAGCGTGCCCAGATCGCGCTGTCGCTGGGCCGGCACGCGGAGGTCGTCACCGACCTCGAGCCGCTCCTGCGGGCCGACCCGACCCATGAGGCCATGGCCGGCCTGCTGATGGTCGCGCTCTATCGCGCGGGCCGGCAGGTTGACGCACTCGAGGTCTTCACCCGCACCAGGACGACGTTGGACGTCGACCTCGGTCTCGAGCCGTCAGCCTCCCTGCGATCGCTCCACGAGCGCGTGCTGCGGCAGGACCCGTCGCTCGGCTCCTCCGGCGAGGTCACCCTGTCCACTCCAGCGATCAGGTCCAACCACCTCAGGTCCGGGCCACAGCTCTCCGGTCTTCCGACCGATCTGGCCCCGCTCGTCGGACGCGAAGATCTGCTCGTCTCGTTGAGCGACCGGGTCGGCGCGTCCAGGCTGACCACCCTCGTCGGCCCCGGCGGCTCCGGGAAGACCGCTCTCGGCCTGCATGCGGCCCAGCGTCTGGCCGACCGGTTCCCCGACGGCACCGTCCTCGTCCGTCTCGCCGCGATCCGGAGCAGGGAGCACATCGTGCCTGCGGTCGCCACCGCCGTCGGGATGCCGCAGGACGGCGCGGCGATCGACCTCCAGCAGCGCTTGGTCGACTTCCTCGCCGACAAGCACCTGTTCCTGGTCATCGACAACTGCGAGCACCTCGTCGACCCTGTCGCGACTCTCGTGGAGGAGCTGCTGACCCGCTGTCCGCGCCTCACCGTCATCGCGACCAGCCGCGAGCCCCTCGCCCTGCCGAGCGAGGTGCAGACTCTCGTCGGGCCGCTCCTGACACCGGTCGAGGACGATGGCGCCGAGGCGATCGCGGCGACCCCCTCCGTACAGCTTCTGATCCACCGGATCTCCACCGTCCTCCCCGGCTTCGAGGCCGACCAGCAGACGTACGCCGCCCTCGGCCGCATCGCCCGCGCCCTCGATGGCATGCCCCTGGCGCTGGAGCTGGCCGCCGCCCGCGCCGCCACGCTGTCCCCGAGCGATCTCGCCGACCGGCTCGATCAGCGGTTCACGCTCCTCACCTCGGGATCACGGACGGCGGAGGACCGGCAGCGCACGCTCCGCGCGACCGTGGACTGGAGCTACGACCTCCTCGACGACCTCGAGAAGCGCGTCTTCGTCGGTCTCGCCGTCTTCCACGGCGGCTGGACCCTGACCGCCGCCGAGCAGGTCCTCGCCGACGACGAGACCGATCCGAGCCAGGTCATCCATGCGGTGGGCCGGCTGGTCGAGCAGTCCCTGATCGTCGCCGAGCGGGGATCGGTCACGCGTTATCGCATGCTCGAGACCCTGCGTGAGTACGCCGCCGACCGGCTGTCCCAGTCGGGCCGGGCCGACACCTTGGCAGCCCGGCACGCGCACTACTTCGGCCAGGTCGCGGAGCGGTCGGCACAGGCGATGCGTGGTCAGGGGGACGCCCGGGCGAAGCACCTCCTGGTCGATGAGCAGGCCAACGTACGGTCGGCGATCGCCTGGCTCGAAGGACCGGCGGGCGACATCGACGCCGCCCTCCGGCTCGCCGGCCGGCTGGGCCTCTTCTGGCATCAGGGCCGTCATCTCGAGGGCCGCCGGATCCTGCGTCGCCTCCTCGAGCAGGACCGTGGGTCGGCCGCGGCACGGGCCGCCGCGCTTCAGGCGGTGTCGTTGGTCGAGCGTCCCCGGGCCTGCGTCGTCCACCCGCATCCACGATGCGCCGACGCGGCCCGCGAGAGCCTCGCGATCTTCCGTGAGTGCGGTGACGCCGACGGGACCGCGGTCTCGCAGGTGCTGCTCGCCGTCGAAGGCGTCAATGGGCAGGACCCGGAGTCGTCGGCGCTCCTGGACGCCGCCGAGAAGTCGTTCCGTGAGCGAGGCGATCGATGGGGGCTTGCCGTAGCCGACTTCGTCAGGCTGGAGACTGCGCTCAAGGCCAGGGACGAGCCGACGGCGATCCGCCTCGGGCGGGCCACCGCCGCCGCGTTCCGGCAGCTCGACGACCCGTGGGGTCACAGCGCGGTCCTGTACCACCTCGGCTACGGCCTCCGGCACTTCGGGCGCCTGCGGGAGTCGGCCCGGACTCTCGAGCAGGCGATCGACGTCGCGACGTCCGCCGGTATCCACAACACCGTGCAGTGGGCCCTCGCGGACCTCGGTATCACCCACCTCGGGCTGGGTGATGAGGAGTCGGCCCGGGACGCCTTCCGCCGGGCGGAGCTGGCCTCCCGTCATGTCGGGGACCGCGCCGGGTCGGTCCTCGCGGCGTACGGACGTGGCCGCCTCGCCGAACGTCAGCAGGACTGGTCGACAGCCATCTCGCTGTTGACGGAGTCCGTCCAGGGCTTCGATCTGCTCGAGACACCCGCGATGACGGCGCGGGCCACGCTCGCGCTGGCCCGCTGTCACGAGCAGGCGTACGAGCCGGAGGCGGCGGCAGAGCGCTATGCGGAGGCCCGCGCGCTCGGCCTCACCGCGGGTGAGCTCGCAGTGGCGGCGCAGGCGGAGGAGGCGCTGGCCCGGTTGGACGGTGGCCGGACAGACCAGGGACAGTGA
- a CDS encoding heavy-metal-associated domain-containing protein — protein MCSTTYTVSGMTCGHCVGSVKEEVTQIAGVSSVDVDLATGQVTVTSENELDPVQVQRAVEEAGYQLAG, from the coding sequence ATGTGCAGCACCACCTACACCGTTTCGGGGATGACCTGCGGCCACTGCGTCGGCTCCGTCAAGGAGGAGGTCACCCAGATCGCGGGCGTCTCCTCCGTCGACGTCGATCTGGCCACCGGCCAGGTGACCGTCACCTCCGAGAACGAGCTCGACCCCGTGCAGGTTCAGCGCGCGGTCGAGGAGGCCGGCTACCAGCTGGCCGGCTGA